A section of the Mastomys coucha isolate ucsf_1 unplaced genomic scaffold, UCSF_Mcou_1 pScaffold15, whole genome shotgun sequence genome encodes:
- the Lrrc4c gene encoding leucine-rich repeat-containing protein 4C, translated as MLNKMTLHPQQIMIGPRFNRALFDPLLVVLLALQLLVVAGLVRAQTCPSVCSCSNQFSKVICVRKNLREVPDGISTNTRLLNLHENQIQIIKVNSFKHLRHLEILQLSRNHIRTIEIGAFNGLANLNTLELFDNRLTTIPNGAFVYLSKLKELWLRNNPIESIPSYAFNRIPSLRRLDLGELKRLSYISEGAFEGLSNLRYLNLAMCNLREIPNLTPLIKLDELDLSGNHLSAIRPGSFQGLMHLQKLWMIQSQIQVIERNAFDNLQSLVEINLAHNNLTLLPHDLFTPLHHLERIHLHHNPWNCNCDILWLSWWIRDMAPSNTACCARCNTPPNLKGRYIGELDQNYFTCYAPVIVEPPADLNVTEGMAAELKCRASTSLTSVSWITPNGTVMTHGAYKVRIAVLSDGTLNFTNVTVQDTGMYTCMVSNSVGNTTASATLNVTAATTTPFSYFSTVTVETMEPSQDEARTTDNNVGPTPVIDWETTNVTTSLTPQSTRSTEKTFTIPVTDINSGIPGIDEVMKTTKIIIGCFVAITLMAAVMLVIFYKMRKQHHRQNHHAPTRTVEIINVDDEITGDTPMESHLPMPAIEHEHLNHYNSYKSPFNHTTTVNTINSIHSSVHEPLLIRMNSKDNVQETQI; from the coding sequence ATGTTGAACAAGATGACCTTACATCCACAGCAGATAATGATAGGTCCTAGGTTTAACAGGGCCCTATTTGACCCCCTGCTTGTGGTGCTGTTGGCTCTTCAACTTCTTGTGGTGGCTGGTCTGGTTCGGGCTCAAACCTGCCCTTCAGTGTGCTCTTGTAGCAACCAGTTCAGCAAGGTGATTTGTGTTCGGAAAAACCTTCGTGAGGTTCCTGATGGCATCTCCACCAACACAAGGTTGCTGAACCTCCATGAGAACCAAATCCAGATCATTAAAGTGAACAGCTTCAAGCATTTGAGGCACTTGGAAATCCTCCAGTTGAGTAGGAACCATATTCGAACCATTGAAATCGGGGCCTTCAATGGTCTGGCGAACCTCAACACCCTGGAACTCTTTGACAATCGTCTTACCACCATACCTAATGGAGCTTTTGTATATTTGTCTAAACTGAAGGAACTCTGGTTGAGGAACAACCCTATTGAAAGCATCCCTTCCTATGCTTTTAACAGAATCCCTTCTTTGCGCCGCCTAGACTTAGGGGAATTGAAAAGGCTTTCATACATCTCAGAAGGTGCCTTTGAAGGTCTGTCCAACTTGAGGTATTTGAATCTTGCCATGTGCAATCTCCGAGAAATCCCTAACCTCACGCCGCTCATCAAACTAGATGAGCTAGATCTTTCTGGAAACCATTTGTCTGCAATCAGGCCTGGCTCTTTTCAGGGGTTGATGCACCTTCAAAAACTGTGGATGATACAGTCTCAGATTCAAGTGATTGAACGGAATGCCTTTGATAACCTTCAGTCACTAGTGGAGATAAACTTGGCACACAACAATCTAACATTATTGCCTCACGACCTCTTCACACCCTTGCATCATCTAGAGAGGATACACCTTCATCACAACCCATGGAACTGTAACTGTGACATCCTGTGGCTCAGCTGGTGGATAAGAGACATGGCTCCCTCCAACACAGCTTGTTGTGCCAGGTGTAACACTCCCCCCAACTTGAAAGGGAGGTACATCGGAGAGCTGGACCAGAATTACTTTACATGTTATGCTCCCGTAATTGTGGAGCCCCCTGCAGACCTCAATGTCACTGAAGGCATGGCAGCTGAGCTGAAATGTCGGGCATCTACATCCCTGACTTCCGTATCTTGGATTACTCCAAATGGAACAGTCATGACCCATGGGGCATACAAAGTGCGGATAGCTGTGCTCAGCGATGGTACTTTAAATTTCACAAATGTAACTGTGCAAGACACAGGCATGTACACGTGTATGGTGAGTAATTCTGTTGGCAACACCACTGCTTCTGCCACCTTGAATGTTACTGCGGCAACCACTACTCCGTTCTCGTACTTTTCAACTGTAACAGTAGAGACTATGGAACCTTCTCAGGATGAGGCACGGACCACAGATAACAATGTGGGCCCCACTCCAGTGATCGATTGGGAGACCACCAATGTAACCACATCTCTTACGCCACAGAGCACAAGGTCGACAGAAAAAACATTCACCATCCCAGTAACTGACATCAACAGCGGAATCCCAGGAATTGATGAGGTCATGAAAACAACCAAAATCATTATTGGGTGTTTTGTGGCCATCACACTCATGGCTGCGGTGATGCTAGTCATTTTCTACAAGATGAGGAAACAGCACCATCGGCAAAACCACCATGCTCCAACAAGGACTGTTGAGATTATTAACGTGGATGATGAAATCACTGGGGACACGCCCATGGAAAGCCACCTGCCCATGCCTGCGATTGAGCATGAGCACCTAAACCACTATAACTCTTACAAATCTCCCTTCAACCACACAACAACAGTAAACACAATAAATTCAATACACAGTTCAGTGCATGAACCGTTATTGATCCGAATGAACTCTAAAGACAATGTACAAGAGACTCAGATATAA